In Streptomyces sp. NBC_00448, the following are encoded in one genomic region:
- a CDS encoding small basic family protein → MIAVLGLVVGVVVGLVVRPVVPSGVEPYLPIAVVAALDAVFGGLRAMLDGIFDDKVFVVSFLSNVVVAALIVFLGDKLGVGAQLSTGVVVVLGIRIFSNAAAIRRHVFRA, encoded by the coding sequence GTGATCGCCGTACTTGGCCTCGTCGTGGGGGTCGTGGTCGGACTCGTGGTGCGCCCGGTGGTGCCCTCGGGCGTCGAGCCGTATCTGCCGATCGCCGTCGTGGCCGCGCTCGACGCCGTCTTCGGCGGGCTGCGGGCCATGCTCGACGGGATCTTCGACGACAAGGTCTTCGTGGTCTCCTTCCTGTCCAACGTGGTGGTGGCCGCGTTGATCGTCTTCCTGGGCGACAAGCTCGGCGTCGGCGCGCAGTTGTCCACCGGCGTGGTGGTCGTCCTCGGTATCCGGATCTTCTCCAACGCCGCCGCCATCCGCCGTCACGTCTTCCGGGCGTGA
- a CDS encoding DUF881 domain-containing protein, translating to MSNEHKHRHEPEHGHEHERGSHDEQAPEPERDHQPERDPERAHDDGAAPAQEHEDGSEPATAPRTGRQRLVAGLWPPRLTRAQLIVAVLLFVLGLGLAIQVRTTSDDNSTLRGARQEDLVRILTELDNRGQRLQDEKHGLEDQRSELETSSDQAAEALKQTQEKARQLGVLAGTVAAQGPGITLTVKDPHGQVAADSLLDTVQELRAAGAEAIQVNNVRVVSDTYFTDGANSVLVDGHRLAQPYVFKVIGNPPDLEPALNIPGGVVQTLEKEQASAGVVRSQKIVVDALRPSKQPDYARSSQ from the coding sequence ATGAGCAACGAGCACAAGCACCGGCATGAGCCCGAGCACGGGCACGAGCACGAGCGTGGGAGCCACGACGAGCAGGCACCCGAGCCCGAGCGTGATCACCAACCCGAGCGTGATCCGGAGCGCGCGCACGACGACGGCGCCGCGCCCGCGCAGGAGCACGAGGACGGCTCGGAGCCCGCGACCGCACCGCGGACCGGGCGGCAGCGGCTGGTGGCCGGACTGTGGCCGCCGCGGCTGACCCGCGCGCAACTCATCGTCGCGGTACTGCTGTTCGTGCTGGGCCTCGGCCTGGCCATCCAGGTGCGCACCACCAGTGACGACAACAGCACGTTGCGCGGGGCGCGTCAGGAGGACCTGGTCCGTATCCTCACCGAACTGGACAACCGCGGCCAGCGGCTCCAGGACGAGAAACACGGCCTGGAGGACCAGCGCAGCGAGTTGGAGACCAGTTCCGACCAGGCCGCGGAGGCGCTCAAGCAGACGCAGGAGAAGGCCCGGCAACTCGGCGTGCTGGCCGGCACGGTGGCCGCCCAGGGCCCGGGGATCACGTTGACGGTCAAGGACCCGCACGGCCAGGTCGCGGCGGACTCGCTGCTGGACACCGTCCAGGAGCTGCGCGCGGCGGGCGCCGAGGCGATCCAGGTCAACAACGTGCGCGTCGTCAGCGACACTTATTTCACCGACGGAGCCAACTCCGTGCTCGTTGACGGGCACCGATTGGCCCAACCGTACGTCTTCAAAGTCATCGGCAACCCGCCCGATCTGGAGCCCGCGTTGAACATCCCCGGCGGGGTGGTGCAGACGTTGGAGAAGGAGCAGGCGAGCGCCGGCGTGGTCAGGTCGCAGAAGATCGTCGTGGACGCCTTGCGGCCGTCGAAGCAGCCTGACTACGCTCGGTCATCCCAATGA
- a CDS encoding MerR family transcriptional regulator, translating into MRSTGDGLATGGPYPARGALAPAAVGADGGPPAETPSEQIGYRGPAACAATGITYRQLDYWARTGLVEPSVRPAYGSGTQRLYGFSDVVVLKIVKRLLDTGVSLQNIRTAVQHLRSVGPGELARMTLMSDGATVYECTSPDEVVQLLQGGQGIFGIAVGVVWRDVETALSEMHGERVDTGETLVGHNPADELARRRNKAV; encoded by the coding sequence GTGAGAAGTACCGGCGACGGTTTGGCGACCGGCGGCCCGTATCCGGCCCGAGGGGCACTCGCCCCGGCCGCAGTGGGTGCCGACGGCGGCCCACCTGCCGAAACGCCGTCCGAGCAGATCGGCTACCGAGGTCCGGCGGCCTGCGCCGCGACCGGCATCACCTACCGCCAGCTCGACTACTGGGCCAGGACCGGCCTGGTCGAGCCGAGCGTGCGACCCGCGTACGGCTCGGGCACCCAGCGGCTGTACGGATTCTCCGACGTCGTCGTGCTCAAGATCGTCAAGCGGCTGCTCGACACCGGCGTCTCCCTGCAGAACATCCGCACCGCCGTCCAGCACCTGCGCTCGGTCGGCCCGGGTGAGCTGGCCCGGATGACGCTGATGAGCGACGGCGCCACCGTCTACGAATGCACCTCGCCCGACGAAGTGGTCCAGCTGCTCCAGGGCGGCCAGGGCATCTTCGGCATCGCGGTCGGCGTGGTCTGGCGCGACGTGGAGACCGCGCTGTCCGAGATGCACGGCGAGCGCGTGGACACCGGCGAGACCCTGGTCGGCCACAACCCGGCCGACGAACTGGCCCGGCGCCGCAACAAGGCGGTCTGA
- a CDS encoding FHA domain-containing protein yields the protein MPHGRVCFFQGESPVKLFGKLFGKSARQSGDPATARHRAPRSGAEDARDAGQGAERPLFRAESPQQGGEIPGAPGVAPVDHGSAPRIGFGEPSASDTGGEHGVLVCGRCGHRNAEASRFCNNCGAPLRGTQGGAPFERPSETTSTISISSIEAYEAEATGQTPMPSLSPEAQAAVAALPPGSALLVVRRGPNSGSRFLLDGELTTAGRHPQSDIFLDDVTVSRRHVEFRRGVDGVFTVSDVGSLNGTYVNRERIDAVQLSNGDEVQIGKYRLVFYASQAGV from the coding sequence CTGCCCCACGGGCGGGTCTGCTTCTTTCAAGGGGAATCGCCCGTGAAGTTGTTTGGGAAGTTGTTCGGCAAGAGCGCCCGCCAGTCGGGCGACCCGGCCACGGCACGCCACCGCGCGCCGCGGAGCGGGGCGGAGGATGCGCGAGACGCCGGCCAGGGGGCCGAGCGTCCGCTGTTCCGCGCGGAGTCGCCGCAGCAAGGCGGCGAGATTCCGGGCGCGCCCGGCGTGGCGCCTGTTGACCACGGTTCGGCCCCCCGCATAGGTTTCGGGGAACCGTCGGCCTCGGACACGGGTGGTGAGCACGGCGTGCTGGTCTGCGGCAGGTGCGGGCACCGGAACGCGGAGGCGAGTCGCTTCTGCAACAACTGCGGTGCGCCGTTGCGCGGAACTCAGGGAGGCGCGCCCTTCGAGCGCCCCTCGGAGACCACTTCGACCATCTCGATCTCCAGCATCGAGGCGTACGAAGCCGAGGCGACCGGTCAGACCCCGATGCCGTCGCTCTCCCCGGAGGCGCAGGCCGCGGTGGCCGCGCTGCCCCCGGGATCGGCACTGCTGGTGGTGCGGCGGGGGCCCAACTCCGGCAGCCGCTTCCTGCTGGACGGCGAGCTGACCACCGCCGGCCGGCATCCGCAGAGCGACATCTTCCTGGACGACGTGACCGTCTCCCGCCGCCATGTCGAGTTCCGGCGCGGCGTCGACGGCGTGTTCACCGTCTCCGACGTGGGCAGCCTCAACGGCACCTACGTCAACCGGGAGCGGATCGACGCGGTGCAGCTGTCCAATGGCGACGAAGTGCAGATCGGCAAGTACCGACTGGTCTTCTACGCGAGCCAGGCGGGCGTCTGA
- a CDS encoding CDP-alcohol phosphatidyltransferase family protein encodes MEVQETRVQTDRIFTIPNILSMARLVGVPVFLWLILWPEFGGPKVDGWALLVLAFSGVSDYLDGKLARRWNQISELGRVLDPAADRLYVLTTLVGLTWRGILPLWITVLLLAREVMMAVMLLILRRHRYGPPQVNFIGKAATFNLMYAFPLLLLSDGSGWLAHLATVFGWAFAGWGTTLYWWAGFLYVVQVRRLVRADATAG; translated from the coding sequence GTGGAGGTCCAGGAGACACGGGTGCAAACGGATCGGATCTTCACGATCCCCAACATCCTGAGTATGGCGCGCCTGGTCGGCGTTCCGGTGTTCCTGTGGCTGATTCTGTGGCCCGAGTTCGGCGGGCCGAAGGTCGACGGCTGGGCTCTGCTGGTGCTCGCCTTCAGCGGCGTGAGCGACTACCTGGACGGCAAGCTGGCCCGGCGCTGGAATCAGATCAGCGAGCTGGGCCGGGTGCTGGACCCGGCCGCGGACCGGCTGTATGTGCTGACCACCCTGGTGGGTCTGACCTGGCGCGGCATCCTGCCGCTGTGGATCACCGTGCTGCTGCTGGCCCGTGAGGTCATGATGGCGGTGATGCTGCTGATTCTGCGGAGGCACCGCTACGGCCCACCCCAGGTGAACTTCATCGGGAAAGCGGCTACCTTCAACCTCATGTACGCCTTTCCGCTGCTGCTGTTGAGCGACGGGAGCGGATGGCTCGCGCACCTGGCGACTGTTTTCGGCTGGGCGTTCGCGGGTTGGGGTACAACCCTGTACTGGTGGGCAGGGTTCCTCTATGTGGTGCAGGTCCGGCGACTTGTCAGGGCGGACGCCACGGCTGGCTGA
- a CDS encoding DUF881 domain-containing protein, whose translation MCGMPQQPPDRSSPAPGAAPRRLDASMSLLTNIMEHSLDDGYAEAAARRGQVGTSRLPKALGGKVGLAAGLVLAALVVTLGAAQARVSAPSVAKERQNLIDRVQTETKSADALQKNVDSLRDTVSAEQQAALKQPGGDGDRLVELLAAATPVHGPGVKLVVNDAKEASEGGTGGPRESSGFSDTGRVRDRDMQQVVNGLWVSGAEAISVNGERLTALSAIRAAGDAILVDNKPLVPPYTVLAIGDGKRLSTAFQNSADGEYLHVLVTNYGIRSSIGVQSDLRLPAAPSLILRYATPDVPTTPPKTPSNGKG comes from the coding sequence ATGTGCGGCATGCCGCAGCAGCCACCCGATCGGAGCAGTCCCGCGCCCGGGGCCGCTCCGCGACGCCTGGACGCGTCCATGTCGCTGCTGACGAACATCATGGAGCACAGCCTCGACGACGGTTACGCGGAGGCCGCGGCCCGGCGCGGGCAGGTCGGCACCTCGCGGCTGCCGAAGGCGCTGGGCGGCAAGGTGGGGCTGGCGGCCGGGCTGGTGCTCGCCGCGCTCGTGGTGACGCTCGGTGCGGCCCAGGCGCGGGTCTCGGCGCCCTCCGTGGCCAAGGAGCGGCAGAACCTCATCGACCGCGTCCAGACCGAGACCAAGAGCGCCGACGCCCTGCAGAAGAACGTCGACTCGCTGCGGGACACCGTCTCCGCGGAGCAGCAGGCCGCGCTCAAGCAGCCCGGTGGAGACGGCGATCGCCTCGTCGAACTGCTCGCCGCCGCCACGCCGGTGCACGGCCCGGGGGTCAAGCTGGTCGTCAATGACGCCAAGGAAGCCTCTGAAGGGGGCACCGGCGGCCCGCGGGAGAGCAGTGGCTTCTCGGACACCGGGCGGGTCCGCGACCGCGACATGCAGCAAGTGGTGAACGGTCTGTGGGTCTCCGGCGCCGAGGCGATCTCGGTCAACGGCGAGCGGCTGACGGCGCTGTCGGCGATCCGGGCCGCGGGGGACGCCATACTGGTCGACAACAAGCCGCTGGTGCCGCCGTACACGGTGCTGGCGATCGGGGACGGGAAGCGGTTGAGCACGGCATTCCAGAACAGCGCCGACGGGGAGTACCTGCACGTGTTGGTGACGAACTACGGCATCAGGTCGAGCATCGGCGTGCAGAGCGATCTCCGACTGCCCGCCGCACCCTCGCTGATCCTGCGGTACGCCACACCCGACGTGCCCACGACGCCACCGAAGACGCCGTCGAACGGGAAGGGTTGA
- the ftsR gene encoding transcriptional regulator FtsR yields the protein MPRTSGGAGDGTAIASAGGDGALLSIGAVLSRLRDEFPEVTISKIRFLEAEGLVEPQRTPSGYRKFGAADVDRLAYVLRVQRDHYLPLRVIREHLDAMDRGEPVALPGPGESREALEGSQEPEEPVRMRIGRDELLAATGADSDALAQWESYGLVEADADGGYEADAVSVARLIVDLGRFGLEPRHLRAVKAAADREAGLVEQVVAPLRRHRNPQTRIHAEATARELATLSVRLHAAMLQSALRVRLD from the coding sequence ATGCCGCGAACGTCGGGCGGTGCCGGTGACGGCACCGCCATCGCCTCCGCCGGAGGGGACGGCGCCCTGCTGAGCATCGGCGCGGTGCTGTCCCGGCTGCGGGACGAGTTCCCCGAGGTCACCATCTCCAAGATCCGCTTCCTGGAGGCGGAGGGGCTGGTGGAGCCACAGCGCACCCCCTCGGGGTACCGGAAGTTCGGTGCGGCCGACGTCGACCGGCTCGCGTACGTCCTGCGGGTGCAGCGCGACCACTACCTGCCCCTGCGGGTGATCCGCGAGCACCTGGACGCCATGGACCGGGGCGAGCCGGTCGCGCTGCCCGGGCCCGGCGAGTCCCGCGAGGCGCTGGAGGGCTCTCAGGAGCCCGAGGAGCCCGTGCGGATGCGGATCGGCCGGGACGAGCTGCTGGCCGCCACCGGGGCCGACAGCGACGCTCTCGCGCAGTGGGAGTCCTACGGCCTGGTGGAGGCCGACGCCGACGGCGGCTACGAGGCCGACGCGGTGAGCGTCGCCCGGCTGATCGTGGACCTCGGCCGGTTCGGTCTCGAGCCGCGCCATCTGCGCGCGGTGAAGGCGGCCGCCGACCGGGAGGCCGGCCTGGTCGAGCAGGTGGTGGCGCCGCTGCGCCGGCACCGCAACCCGCAGACGCGGATACACGCCGAGGCCACCGCGCGGGAGCTGGCCACGCTGTCGGTGCGGTTGCACGCGGCGATGCTGCAGTCCGCGCTGCGGGTCCGGCTGGACTGA
- a CDS encoding PRC-barrel domain-containing protein — MQTDIDPRSLIGRRAFDRDGTRIGTVDEVYLDDATGTPEWAALRTGLFTRDAFVPLGPSELDGDKLRVPYEKALIKDAPDFGVGRHLSPEQELQLYHHYGMDVPRSGAEPAPSGDFGELADDD; from the coding sequence GTGCAGACCGACATCGATCCGCGCAGCCTGATCGGCCGCCGCGCCTTCGACCGTGACGGGACGAGGATCGGCACGGTGGACGAGGTCTACCTCGACGACGCGACCGGCACGCCGGAATGGGCGGCGCTGCGCACCGGCCTGTTCACCCGGGACGCCTTCGTGCCGCTCGGCCCGAGCGAACTGGACGGCGACAAACTGCGGGTGCCGTACGAGAAGGCGCTGATCAAGGACGCGCCGGACTTCGGCGTGGGCCGGCACCTCTCGCCCGAGCAGGAGTTGCAGCTCTACCACCACTACGGAATGGACGTGCCGCGGTCGGGGGCGGAGCCGGCGCCTTCCGGGGACTTCGGCGAGCTGGCCGACGACGACTGA
- a CDS encoding DNA polymerase IV — protein MRSAPTILHLDMDAFFAAVEQASKPSLRGKPVVVGGLGPRGVVSTASYEARVHGVHSAMAMAHARRLAPNAAYLAPRFGIYRQVSEIVMALLREASPLIEPLSVDEAFVDLEAGEYAGDPRAVARGLRADIKAATGLTASVGLAGSKLLAKIASEKAKPDGLVVVEPGTEQALLDPMPVRTLPGVGPATAEHLRRAGILTVAEIAQAGEGELVRLLGKAHGAGLHAMAAGVDNRPVVADRDVKSISVEDTFDSDLTDRAHVRYEIDRLAERCVQRLRGAGRSGRTVVVKVRRYDFSTLTRSETLRAPTDDPAVVRETARRLAEAVDTTGGVRLLGVGVAGLADFTQEDLFAQAAGERALNGDSAEDDAPPPLPSSPPPAPERANRWLPGHDVTHATYGAGWVQGSGVGRVTVRFEVPSDAVPGRVRTFPVDDPELSSSDPLPLAAQRMPVDPGDPPPSGPPAGSEDTGPPADPPAVPPVDAGSDPPADPAQSSSASSPKSPEGAGSAPDRGTSIP, from the coding sequence GTGAGAAGTGCGCCGACGATCCTCCACCTGGACATGGACGCGTTCTTCGCCGCGGTCGAGCAGGCGTCCAAGCCGAGCCTGCGGGGCAAGCCGGTGGTGGTCGGCGGCCTCGGACCCCGCGGCGTGGTGTCGACCGCGTCCTACGAGGCGCGCGTGCACGGCGTCCACTCCGCCATGGCGATGGCGCACGCCCGCCGGCTCGCCCCCAACGCGGCGTATCTCGCGCCGAGGTTCGGCATCTATCGGCAGGTCAGCGAGATCGTGATGGCGCTGCTCCGCGAGGCGTCACCGCTGATAGAGCCGCTGAGCGTCGACGAGGCGTTCGTCGACCTGGAGGCCGGTGAGTACGCCGGCGATCCGCGGGCGGTGGCCCGGGGCCTGCGCGCCGACATCAAGGCCGCCACCGGCCTGACCGCCTCCGTCGGGCTGGCCGGCTCCAAGCTGCTCGCCAAGATCGCCTCGGAGAAGGCCAAGCCCGACGGCCTGGTGGTGGTCGAGCCCGGCACCGAGCAGGCGCTGCTCGACCCGATGCCGGTGCGCACCCTGCCGGGGGTCGGACCCGCCACGGCCGAGCATCTGCGCAGGGCCGGCATCCTCACCGTCGCCGAGATCGCCCAGGCCGGAGAGGGGGAACTGGTCCGGCTGCTCGGCAAGGCGCATGGCGCGGGCCTGCATGCGATGGCCGCCGGTGTCGACAACCGCCCGGTGGTCGCCGACCGCGACGTCAAGTCCATCTCGGTCGAGGACACCTTCGACAGCGACCTGACCGACCGCGCCCATGTGCGGTACGAGATCGACCGGCTCGCCGAGCGCTGCGTGCAGCGGCTGCGCGGCGCGGGCCGCTCCGGGCGCACCGTCGTGGTGAAGGTCCGGCGGTATGACTTCTCCACGCTCACCCGCTCCGAGACGCTGCGCGCGCCCACCGACGACCCAGCCGTGGTGCGCGAGACCGCCCGCCGGCTCGCCGAGGCCGTCGACACCACCGGTGGCGTGCGGCTGCTCGGGGTGGGCGTCGCCGGGCTCGCCGACTTCACGCAGGAGGACCTGTTCGCCCAGGCCGCGGGCGAGCGGGCGCTGAACGGCGACTCGGCGGAGGACGACGCCCCGCCGCCGCTGCCCAGCAGCCCCCCGCCGGCCCCCGAGCGGGCGAACCGCTGGCTGCCGGGCCACGACGTCACCCACGCCACGTACGGCGCCGGGTGGGTGCAGGGCAGCGGGGTCGGCCGGGTGACCGTGCGCTTCGAGGTGCCCTCGGACGCCGTGCCGGGCCGGGTGCGCACCTTCCCCGTGGATGATCCGGAACTCAGTTCCAGCGATCCGCTGCCCCTGGCCGCCCAGCGGATGCCCGTGGACCCGGGCGACCCGCCGCCGTCCGGTCCGCCCGCAGGTTCGGAGGACACGGGTCCGCCGGCAGACCCGCCAGCGGTCCCGCCCGTGGACGCGGGCAGCGACCCGCCCGCCGATCCGGCTCAGTCGTCGTCGGCCAGCTCGCCGAAGTCCCCGGAAGGCGCCGGCTCCGCCCCCGACCGCGGCACGTCCATTCCGTAG
- a CDS encoding mannose-1-phosphate guanyltransferase, producing the protein MKAVVMAGGEGTRLRPMTSSMPKPLLPVVNRPIMQHVLNLLKRHGLTETVVTVQFLASLVKNYFGDGEEMGMELSYANEEKPLGTAGSVKNAEEALKDDAFLVISGDALTDFDLTELIEFHKEKGALVTVCLTRVPNPLEFGITIIDDDGKVERFLEKPTWGQVFSDTVNTGIYVMEPEVFDYVEADVSVDWSGDVFPQLMKEGKPVYGFVAEGYWEDVGTHESYVKAQADVLEGKVDVDIDGFEISPGVWVAEGAEVHPDAILRGPLYIGDYAKVEAGAEIREHSVIGSNVVVKTGAFLHKAVIADNVYVGPQTNLRGCVIGKNTDVMRAARIDEGAVIGDECLIGEESIIAGTVRVYPFKTVEAGAFVNTSVIWESRGQAHLFGARGVSGILNVEITPELAVRLAGAYATTLKKGATVTTARDHSRGARALKRAVISALQASAIDVRDLENVPMPVARQQTARGSAGGIMIRTSPGRPDSLDIMFFDERGADLSGAGQRKLDRVFSRQEYRRAFPGEIGDLTFPATVFDSYTGALLRAVDITGIADAGLKVVVDAANGSAGLVLPSLLGRLGVDALTINPGLDEARPTETEQSRRAGLVRLGEIVSSARAAFGVRFDPVGERMSLVDERGRIVEDDRALLVLLDLVAAERRSGRVALPVTTTRIGEQVAAYHGTQVTWTTTSPDDLTRVGREEGTIFGGDGRGGYIVPEFSSVFDGSAAFVRLIGLVARTQLTLSQIDARIPKAHVLKRDVPTPWAVKGSVMRRVVEEAGDRSVDTTDGVRVVESDGRWVMVLPDPAEAVTHLWAEGPDDASAQALLDEWSEVVESAGR; encoded by the coding sequence ATGAAGGCGGTTGTAATGGCCGGCGGCGAGGGCACACGCCTTCGCCCAATGACATCGAGCATGCCGAAACCGCTGCTGCCGGTGGTGAATCGCCCCATCATGCAGCACGTTCTCAATCTGCTCAAGCGACATGGCCTCACCGAGACAGTGGTCACGGTGCAGTTCCTCGCGTCCCTCGTGAAGAATTACTTCGGGGACGGCGAGGAAATGGGCATGGAGCTTTCCTACGCCAACGAGGAAAAACCGCTGGGGACAGCGGGCAGTGTCAAGAACGCAGAGGAGGCGCTCAAGGACGACGCCTTCCTGGTGATCTCGGGCGACGCGCTCACGGACTTCGATCTGACCGAGCTCATCGAGTTCCACAAGGAGAAGGGCGCACTGGTCACGGTGTGCCTGACCCGGGTGCCGAACCCGCTGGAGTTCGGAATCACCATCATCGACGACGACGGCAAGGTCGAGCGCTTCCTGGAGAAGCCGACCTGGGGCCAGGTCTTCTCCGACACCGTGAACACCGGCATCTACGTGATGGAGCCGGAGGTGTTCGACTACGTCGAGGCCGACGTGTCCGTCGACTGGTCCGGCGATGTCTTCCCGCAACTCATGAAGGAGGGAAAGCCGGTCTACGGCTTTGTCGCCGAGGGCTATTGGGAGGACGTCGGCACGCACGAGAGCTACGTGAAGGCCCAGGCGGATGTCCTGGAGGGCAAGGTCGACGTCGACATCGACGGCTTCGAGATCTCGCCCGGCGTGTGGGTCGCCGAAGGCGCGGAGGTCCACCCCGACGCGATACTGCGCGGGCCGCTCTACATCGGCGACTACGCGAAGGTGGAGGCCGGCGCGGAGATCCGCGAGCACAGCGTCATCGGCTCCAACGTCGTGGTGAAGACCGGGGCGTTCCTGCACAAGGCGGTGATCGCGGACAACGTGTACGTCGGTCCGCAGACGAACCTGCGCGGCTGCGTCATCGGGAAGAACACCGACGTGATGCGCGCCGCTCGGATCGACGAGGGCGCGGTCATCGGCGACGAGTGCCTGATCGGCGAGGAGTCGATCATCGCGGGCACCGTCCGGGTGTACCCGTTCAAGACCGTCGAGGCCGGTGCGTTCGTCAACACCTCGGTGATCTGGGAGTCCCGCGGCCAGGCGCACCTGTTCGGCGCCCGCGGCGTCTCCGGCATCCTGAACGTGGAGATCACCCCGGAGCTGGCGGTACGACTCGCGGGCGCGTATGCGACGACGCTGAAGAAGGGCGCGACGGTCACCACGGCGCGCGACCACTCCCGTGGCGCCCGCGCGCTGAAGCGGGCGGTGATCTCGGCGCTCCAGGCCAGCGCGATCGACGTCCGCGACCTGGAGAACGTACCGATGCCGGTGGCCCGGCAGCAGACCGCGCGCGGCAGCGCGGGCGGCATCATGATCAGGACCAGTCCGGGGCGGCCCGACTCGCTGGACATCATGTTCTTCGACGAGCGCGGCGCCGACCTGTCCGGGGCGGGGCAGCGCAAGCTCGACCGGGTGTTCTCGCGTCAGGAGTACCGCAGGGCGTTCCCGGGCGAGATCGGTGACCTGACCTTCCCCGCGACGGTCTTCGACTCCTACACCGGCGCGCTGCTGCGGGCCGTGGACATCACCGGGATCGCCGACGCCGGGCTGAAGGTCGTGGTGGACGCGGCCAACGGCAGTGCGGGCCTGGTGCTGCCGAGCCTGCTCGGTCGGCTGGGCGTGGACGCGCTGACCATCAACCCCGGTCTCGACGAGGCGCGGCCGACCGAGACCGAGCAGAGCCGCCGGGCCGGGCTGGTCCGGCTCGGCGAGATCGTCTCCTCGGCGCGGGCCGCGTTCGGGGTGCGGTTCGACCCGGTCGGCGAGCGGATGTCGCTGGTCGACGAGCGGGGCCGGATCGTGGAGGACGACCGGGCGCTGCTGGTGCTGCTCGACCTCGTCGCGGCGGAACGGCGCAGCGGCCGGGTGGCGCTGCCGGTGACCACGACCCGGATCGGCGAGCAGGTCGCCGCGTACCACGGCACCCAGGTGACGTGGACGACGACGTCGCCCGACGACCTGACCAGGGTCGGCCGGGAAGAGGGCACGATCTTCGGTGGCGACGGGCGCGGCGGCTACATCGTGCCCGAGTTCAGCAGCGTCTTCGACGGTTCGGCGGCGTTCGTGCGGCTGATCGGCCTGGTCGCCAGGACGCAGCTCACGCTGAGCCAGATCGACGCCCGTATCCCCAAGGCGCATGTGCTGAAGCGGGATGTGCCGACGCCGTGGGCGGTGAAGGGCTCGGTGATGCGCCGGGTGGTCGAGGAGGCCGGCGACCGGTCGGTGGACACCACCGACGGTGTGCGGGTGGTGGAGTCCGACGGCCGGTGGGTGATGGTGCTGCCCGACCCGGCCGAGGCCGTCACGCACCTGTGGGCCGAGGGTCCCGACGACGCCTCCGCGCAGGCGCTGCTGGACGAGTGGTCCGAGGTGGTGGAGAGCGCCGGCCGCTGA
- a CDS encoding bifunctional nuclease family protein, producing MNELDVVGVRVEMPSNQPIVLLREVGGDRYLPIWIGPGEATAIAFAQQGMTPARPLTHDLFKDVLEAVGQTLTEVRITDMREGVFYAELVFAGGVEVSARPSDAIALALRTGTPIYGSDGVLDDAGIAIPDEQEDEVEKFREFLDQISPEDFGTSNQ from the coding sequence GTGAACGAGCTCGACGTTGTGGGTGTCCGGGTCGAAATGCCCTCCAACCAACCGATCGTGCTCCTGCGTGAAGTGGGAGGCGACCGGTACCTGCCCATCTGGATCGGGCCGGGAGAGGCGACGGCCATCGCCTTCGCGCAGCAGGGTATGACGCCGGCGCGACCGCTGACTCACGACCTCTTCAAGGACGTGCTCGAGGCGGTGGGACAGACGCTGACGGAGGTGCGTATCACCGACATGAGGGAAGGCGTGTTCTACGCGGAGCTGGTCTTCGCCGGCGGGGTCGAGGTCAGTGCCCGCCCGTCCGACGCCATAGCGCTCGCGCTGCGCACCGGGACGCCGATCTACGGCAGCGACGGTGTGCTGGACGACGCGGGGATCGCGATCCCGGACGAGCAGGAGGACGAAGTGGAGAAGTTCCGCGAGTTCCTCGACCAGATCTCGCCCGAGGACTTCGGGACCAGCAACCAGTAG